The proteins below come from a single Mucilaginibacter mali genomic window:
- a CDS encoding DUF4136 domain-containing protein produces the protein MKRSITGCLLLAVVALVAACSSYNYYSVGSSSNVARYSTFAWLPPANNTKNPYFDNDLADQKVKDQATADLESKGLRLKANRPDLLVRYTIMVDNKVHTYNEPVYSYSYGGFYPRGYYRGGRAFYYGWRGAYPVYVGDDVYHVPYKEGTLILDIIDRNTHKVIWRGYGIGEVNNPERAVNDLPQIVDGILNKLQINKTGR, from the coding sequence ATGAAAAGATCAATAACCGGGTGCCTGCTGTTAGCGGTAGTTGCCCTTGTGGCTGCTTGCTCATCATACAATTACTATTCGGTTGGGAGCAGCAGCAATGTAGCCAGGTATAGCACCTTTGCCTGGTTGCCGCCCGCAAATAATACCAAAAACCCTTATTTTGATAACGACCTGGCCGATCAGAAGGTTAAAGACCAGGCTACCGCCGACCTGGAAAGTAAAGGCCTGCGTTTGAAGGCCAATCGCCCCGACCTGCTGGTGCGTTATACCATAATGGTTGATAACAAGGTGCACACTTATAACGAGCCTGTTTATAGTTATAGCTATGGTGGTTTTTATCCGCGTGGTTACTACCGTGGCGGCCGGGCATTTTATTATGGCTGGCGTGGTGCATACCCTGTTTATGTAGGCGATGATGTTTACCACGTGCCTTACAAGGAGGGTACTTTAATATTGGATATTATTGACCGCAACACCCACAAAGTTATCTGGCGTGGCTACGGCATTGGAGAGGTGAATAATCCCGAACGTGCGGTAAACGATTTGCCGCAAATAGTAGATGGTATATTGAATAAATTACAGATAAATAAAACGGGGCGATAA
- the gldB gene encoding gliding motility lipoprotein GldB, which yields MIRGIDKSKQIYLIFITCILLVSCKQGKKVDVSNIHVDVKIERFDHDLNDMAKKPMPEQALYMQRKYGAFYQDFIERILPLGSIKDTAYFAKLRQILATKDYANVKHDVDSVYPNLDNEEAELTDAFRRIKYYFPKKELPKVYAYLSGFQAQTSIGDGYFAIGLDMFLGADSRFYPALVQILPRYITRRFTPGNIAPRVVEGIVREDMYPEPDTHKTLLDKMIYAGKVMYFMDQVLPDVADTTKIGYTTAQMKWCEDFKSNIWGYFMEENLLYESDAQKLDKYISEAPFTPGLGERNESAPKLGVWTGWQIVRQYMDKNPDVTLPQLMAMDDAQKILTGSKYRPK from the coding sequence ATGATACGAGGCATCGACAAATCAAAGCAAATTTACTTAATTTTTATCACCTGCATCCTGCTGGTGTCCTGTAAGCAAGGTAAAAAAGTAGATGTGAGCAATATCCATGTCGATGTTAAGATCGAACGCTTTGATCATGATCTGAACGACATGGCCAAAAAGCCCATGCCCGAACAGGCCCTTTACATGCAACGCAAATACGGTGCCTTCTACCAGGATTTTATTGAACGTATTTTGCCTTTGGGTAGTATTAAAGACACCGCTTATTTTGCCAAACTACGCCAAATATTAGCCACAAAAGATTATGCAAACGTAAAACACGATGTAGATTCGGTGTATCCCAATCTTGATAATGAGGAGGCCGAATTAACAGATGCCTTTCGCCGCATCAAATATTATTTCCCTAAAAAGGAGTTGCCAAAAGTGTATGCCTATCTCTCGGGCTTCCAGGCGCAAACCAGCATTGGCGATGGCTATTTTGCAATTGGGCTGGATATGTTTTTAGGTGCCGATTCACGATTTTACCCGGCACTGGTGCAAATACTCCCCCGCTACATTACCCGCCGCTTCACGCCCGGCAACATCGCGCCACGGGTAGTTGAAGGCATTGTTCGTGAAGACATGTACCCCGAACCTGATACGCATAAAACCCTGCTGGATAAAATGATCTACGCCGGCAAGGTGATGTACTTTATGGACCAGGTGCTGCCCGATGTGGCCGACACCACCAAAATTGGCTACACCACCGCGCAAATGAAATGGTGCGAAGACTTTAAATCTAACATTTGGGGATACTTTATGGAAGAAAACCTATTGTACGAAAGCGACGCCCAAAAGCTTGACAAATACATCAGCGAAGCGCCATTCACCCCCGGACTTGGCGAACGCAACGAATCGGCACCGAAGCTGGGCGTATGGACCGGCTGGCAGATCGTGAGACAATACATGGATAAGAACCCCGATGTTACCCTGCCACAACTGATGGCAATGGACGACGCCCAGAAGATCTTGACAGGATCGAAGTATCGGCCGAAATGA
- a CDS encoding NAD+ synthase, giving the protein MKIALAQLNYHVGNFESNTAKIIHSIKKAKQAGADLVVFAELCICGYPSRDFLEFREYIERGEEAALQIAAGCTDIACIVGIPTKNSNPEGKDLNNSAYFIADGKISAVVNKALLPNYDVFDEYRYFEPSTSFKCIDFKGHRIALTICEDLWNTIENPLYITRPMDELIKEKPDVMINIAASPFAYNHDEERIAVLGDNARRYNLPLFYVNHVGAHTELIFDGGSLVFDKDGKVADELPYFEEAITYYDLKDNSSIELLQPTTSRQMRQSDIEQIHDGLILGIRDYFYKSGFKSAILGLSGGIDSAVVCALAAEALGPENVMAVLLPSRYSTDHSITDAEALVRNLGCKSEIVPIRQIADSFEAALHPQFQGLPFNIAEENIQSRSRAVVLMAMCNKFGYILLNTSNKSEAAVGYGTLYGDMCGGISVLGDVYKIQVYQLAQYINRYREIIPINSIVKPPSAELRPDQKDSDSLPEYDILDAILKEYLENRLSSTDIIKLGYDEQVVRRVIRLVNTAEHKRYQTPPILRVSPKAFGMGRRMPIVGKYLS; this is encoded by the coding sequence ATGAAGATAGCGTTAGCACAACTCAACTACCACGTTGGTAATTTTGAATCGAACACGGCAAAAATTATCCACAGTATAAAAAAAGCAAAACAGGCAGGCGCCGATCTGGTGGTGTTTGCCGAACTATGTATTTGCGGATACCCGTCGCGCGATTTCCTTGAGTTTAGGGAGTATATTGAAAGGGGGGAGGAAGCCGCCCTGCAAATTGCTGCCGGGTGTACCGATATTGCCTGCATCGTCGGGATCCCAACAAAAAACAGTAATCCTGAAGGTAAGGATCTGAACAACTCCGCGTATTTTATTGCTGATGGCAAGATCAGCGCTGTAGTAAACAAAGCATTGTTGCCCAACTATGATGTGTTTGACGAATACCGCTACTTCGAGCCGTCAACTTCATTTAAGTGTATCGATTTTAAAGGCCACCGCATTGCGCTGACCATCTGTGAAGACCTGTGGAACACCATCGAAAACCCGCTGTATATCACCCGACCGATGGACGAATTGATAAAGGAAAAGCCTGATGTGATGATCAATATCGCGGCATCACCTTTTGCGTATAATCATGATGAAGAGCGCATCGCGGTGCTTGGCGATAACGCCCGCCGTTATAACCTGCCGCTATTTTATGTGAACCACGTAGGCGCGCATACCGAACTGATCTTCGACGGCGGTTCGCTGGTGTTTGACAAGGACGGTAAGGTGGCCGACGAACTGCCCTATTTTGAAGAAGCGATCACCTATTACGATCTGAAAGATAATTCATCGATAGAATTACTACAGCCAACAACATCGCGCCAAATGCGTCAAAGCGATATTGAGCAGATACACGATGGCCTGATATTAGGCATTCGCGATTACTTCTATAAATCAGGCTTTAAGAGTGCCATTCTTGGTCTTTCGGGCGGTATAGATTCGGCTGTGGTTTGTGCCCTGGCTGCCGAGGCATTGGGGCCTGAAAATGTGATGGCGGTATTGCTGCCATCGCGCTATTCTACAGATCATTCCATTACCGACGCCGAGGCATTGGTGCGTAACCTGGGCTGTAAGTCGGAGATTGTACCCATCCGGCAGATAGCTGATTCGTTTGAAGCCGCGTTGCACCCGCAGTTCCAGGGCTTGCCGTTTAATATTGCCGAAGAAAATATCCAGTCGCGCAGCCGCGCCGTGGTGCTGATGGCCATGTGTAATAAGTTTGGTTATATCCTGCTTAACACATCAAACAAAAGCGAGGCTGCCGTGGGTTACGGTACGCTTTATGGCGATATGTGCGGCGGTATATCAGTTTTGGGTGATGTTTACAAGATACAGGTTTACCAGCTGGCACAATATATTAACCGCTATCGCGAGATCATCCCGATCAACTCCATCGTTAAACCACCATCGGCCGAATTAAGGCCCGATCAAAAAGACAGCGACTCGTTGCCTGAATATGATATCCTGGATGCTATCCTGAAAGAATACCTGGAGAATCGACTATCATCAACAGATATCATTAAACTGGGTTACGATGAGCAGGTGGTACGCCGCGTAATACGCCTGGTAAATACGGCCGAACATAAGCGTTATCAAACACCACCTATTCTCAGGGTATCGCCTAAGGCATTTGGTATGGGCCGCAGGATGCCGATAGTTGGTAAGTACTTATCGTAA